In one window of Frigoriglobus tundricola DNA:
- a CDS encoding heme-binding protein — protein sequence MHTAEIRSAFRRAFLGFEKLETREVFSAATLAAGTLTVTGTQADDRIRVYTDGTTIYVLDGTLQIGAFASTAVTQIVVNAAGAYNTVIIDPNVTQPAAITGDNGTNKFVAGGGATTMTGGTGRNYLFGGAAGNSFNGGGGRSEFFNVYSTDMVFPGPDDLTLQALPPGFVAVVPEATLTSSEVNTLLQRAAAASAANNAIIVVTDRNGRILGVRVESGVDPAITSNVNNLVFAVDGAYSLALTGAYFANDQAPLTSRTVQYISQSTITQREVDSNPDVTDTNSTLYGPGLVAPVGIGGHFPPNIANTPQVDLAQIELTNRDRSISANGTLLPGRFNIDQTYVPAGQATLYAPDSYGYQSGLLPNAQSRGIATLPGGIPIYKNGQVVGGIGVFFPGKTGYASEENSSLSATYDPTKPDLSLEAEWMAFAAVGGTTSAIGSVPINPVGTIGGIALPAGFGDPAGRIDLVGIQLDVFGPGGSVKGGQTLLAEGNAVGRGDPNNGTNLQVASDGTTLRDGQPTPSGWLVTPHDGVGITAAQVDDVITQGLNQANITRAAIRLPAGSPAKYVFAVTDLAGNVVGLYREPDATMFSIDVAVAKARNVAYYDNPTELQASDQLPGVAAGTAFTARTFRFLAEPFYPEGINGAPPGYFSILNDNASGTNQSNGLTIGPAAPASAYQSAVGYAAFNPQTNFHDPYNPLNQNGVVFFPGSAALYGGTNHRTLLGGFGVSGDGVDQDDVATIAGESGYDAPLDLRADSVVFRGVRLPYQKTDRNPEG from the coding sequence ATGCACACCGCCGAAATCCGAAGCGCCTTCCGACGCGCCTTCCTGGGCTTCGAGAAGCTGGAAACGCGGGAGGTGTTCTCCGCGGCCACGCTCGCGGCGGGCACCCTGACCGTTACGGGCACCCAGGCCGACGACCGGATCCGCGTGTACACGGACGGAACGACGATCTACGTTCTCGACGGCACGCTGCAAATCGGCGCGTTCGCGTCCACCGCCGTCACCCAGATCGTGGTGAACGCCGCGGGCGCTTACAACACGGTGATTATCGATCCCAATGTGACCCAACCGGCCGCGATCACGGGCGACAACGGGACGAACAAGTTCGTTGCCGGCGGGGGCGCCACGACGATGACCGGCGGCACCGGCCGGAACTACCTCTTCGGGGGCGCGGCCGGCAACTCGTTCAACGGGGGCGGCGGCCGGAGCGAGTTCTTCAACGTGTACTCGACGGACATGGTGTTTCCCGGGCCGGACGATCTGACCCTCCAGGCGCTGCCGCCCGGGTTCGTGGCGGTCGTGCCCGAAGCGACGCTCACCTCGTCCGAAGTCAACACGCTGTTGCAGCGGGCCGCGGCGGCGTCCGCCGCGAACAACGCCATCATCGTCGTCACGGACCGTAACGGCCGCATCCTCGGGGTCCGCGTCGAGAGCGGCGTGGACCCGGCGATCACGAGTAACGTGAACAACCTCGTGTTCGCCGTGGACGGCGCCTACTCGCTGGCGCTAACGGGTGCTTACTTTGCTAACGACCAGGCGCCGCTCACGTCCCGTACCGTTCAGTACATCAGTCAGTCCACCATCACCCAGCGCGAGGTGGACTCGAACCCGGACGTTACCGACACGAACTCGACCCTCTACGGACCCGGGCTGGTCGCGCCGGTCGGCATCGGGGGCCACTTCCCCCCGAACATCGCGAACACCCCTCAGGTGGACCTGGCCCAGATCGAACTCACCAACCGCGACCGCTCGATCAGCGCGAACGGAACCCTTTTGCCCGGGCGCTTCAACATCGACCAGACATATGTGCCGGCCGGCCAGGCGACGCTCTACGCGCCCGACTCCTACGGGTACCAGTCGGGCCTGCTGCCCAACGCGCAGTCGCGCGGCATCGCCACGCTCCCCGGCGGGATTCCGATCTACAAGAACGGGCAGGTGGTCGGGGGCATCGGCGTCTTCTTCCCCGGCAAAACGGGATACGCGTCGGAGGAGAACTCGTCCCTCAGCGCCACGTACGATCCGACCAAGCCGGACCTCTCGCTGGAGGCCGAGTGGATGGCGTTCGCGGCGGTGGGCGGCACGACGAGCGCGATCGGCTCGGTTCCGATCAACCCGGTCGGAACCATCGGCGGCATCGCACTACCGGCCGGCTTCGGCGACCCCGCCGGCCGAATCGACCTCGTCGGTATTCAGCTCGACGTGTTCGGCCCCGGCGGGTCGGTAAAAGGGGGACAAACGCTTCTCGCGGAAGGCAATGCGGTCGGGCGCGGCGACCCGAACAACGGCACGAATCTCCAGGTCGCGTCCGACGGCACGACCCTGCGCGACGGCCAGCCCACCCCGTCCGGCTGGCTGGTGACGCCACACGACGGTGTCGGCATCACGGCCGCCCAAGTGGACGACGTCATCACCCAGGGGCTCAATCAGGCGAACATCACCCGCGCCGCGATCCGCCTCCCCGCAGGTTCGCCAGCAAAATACGTGTTCGCCGTGACGGATTTGGCCGGCAACGTTGTCGGCCTGTACCGCGAGCCGGACGCGACGATGTTCTCGATCGACGTGGCCGTGGCAAAAGCGCGAAACGTGGCCTACTACGATAACCCCACGGAACTCCAGGCGAGCGACCAGTTGCCCGGCGTCGCCGCCGGCACCGCGTTCACCGCCCGCACGTTTCGGTTCCTGGCCGAGCCGTTCTACCCCGAGGGCATCAACGGCGCGCCGCCCGGCTACTTCTCCATCCTGAATGACAACGCGAGCGGCACCAACCAGTCCAACGGGCTGACGATCGGCCCGGCGGCGCCGGCTTCGGCGTACCAGTCCGCGGTCGGGTACGCCGCGTTCAACCCGCAGACCAACTTCCACGACCCGTACAACCCGCTCAACCAGAACGGGGTCGTGTTCTTCCCGGGCAGCGCGGCGCTGTACGGTGGGACCAATCACCGGACCCTGCTCGGCGGGTTCGGGGTGAGCGGCGACGGCGTCGATCAGGACGACGTGGCGACCATCGCCGGCGAGTCGGGGTACGACGCTCCGCTCGACCTCCGGGCCGACAGCGTCGTCTTCCGCGGCGTCCGGCTGCCGTACCAGAAAACGGACCGCAACCCCGAAGGGTGA
- a CDS encoding NADH-quinone oxidoreductase subunit J, whose translation MSLPVVLFALVATATAVSAVGVVASRDVVRMALWLLFTLVGVSLVYFLLGAEFAGAAQLLVYVGGTLVLVVFGVMLTAHGPLRALHTRRAEWVVAGALGLALFALLTMVSLQLGTPQPDPDTERPGTGQLGLSFLGVVETSPSGRLSGVPADKALYRTRSAYLLPFEIVSVHLLVVLVGAAYLARAKRRVNP comes from the coding sequence ATGTCGCTACCCGTCGTTCTGTTCGCTCTCGTCGCTACCGCGACGGCCGTTTCCGCCGTCGGCGTGGTCGCGTCGCGCGACGTGGTGCGGATGGCCCTGTGGCTGCTGTTCACGCTCGTGGGCGTTTCACTCGTTTACTTCCTCCTCGGCGCCGAGTTCGCCGGCGCGGCGCAGCTCCTGGTTTACGTGGGCGGGACGCTCGTGCTGGTCGTGTTCGGCGTCATGCTCACCGCCCACGGGCCGCTCCGCGCGTTGCACACGCGACGGGCCGAGTGGGTGGTCGCGGGCGCGCTCGGGCTGGCCTTGTTCGCGTTGCTCACAATGGTGTCGCTCCAACTCGGCACGCCGCAACCCGACCCGGACACCGAACGCCCGGGAACGGGCCAACTCGGTCTGAGCTTCCTCGGCGTGGTGGAGACGAGTCCGTCCGGTCGCTTGTCCGGGGTGCCGGCTGATAAGGCCCTCTATCGGACCCGCAGCGCGTACCTGTTGCCGTTCGAGATCGTGTCGGTTCACCTGCTCGTGGTACTGGTCGGCGCGGCGTACCTGGCGCGCGCGAAGCGGCGGGTGAACCCATGA
- the nuoK gene encoding NADH-quinone oxidoreductase subunit NuoK, with translation MSDVGLTPFLVLSAFLFACGVTCVAVKRNAIGILMGVELILNAGNVNLVAFSRFNTGFRLEGQVFALMVVVLAAAEAAVALAIILNFYNNHATVDVDEADDLKG, from the coding sequence ATGAGCGACGTGGGACTGACGCCCTTCCTGGTGCTGAGCGCGTTCCTGTTCGCGTGCGGGGTGACCTGTGTCGCGGTCAAGCGCAACGCGATCGGCATCCTCATGGGGGTGGAGCTGATTCTCAACGCCGGGAACGTGAACCTCGTCGCGTTTTCGCGGTTCAATACGGGCTTCCGCCTGGAAGGCCAGGTGTTCGCCCTCATGGTCGTCGTGCTGGCCGCAGCCGAAGCCGCCGTCGCGCTGGCGATCATCCTCAACTTCTACAACAACCACGCCACAGTCGATGTGGACGAGGCCGACGATCTCAAGGGGTGA